Part of the Serinus canaria isolate serCan28SL12 chromosome 1, serCan2020, whole genome shotgun sequence genome is shown below.
CTGATTTACTCTAACCATTTACTGTAACATTTTTCTGTGCCTCCATTCCCTGTATGTAAAAATGAGAGTTAATATATACCTACCTCACAGAGAGACTGTGAGGATTAGTTTGTACAAAGTTATTGATTagaatatctttttttctgaatacaCCTTCAGCCTTATCTTTGGAGTCTTTTGGAAAGGATTACTGCAAAAAATTTTCTATAAGATAAATGAAGAGAACTAAAACAATTTCTGAAAGAAGTTGTCAGCTGTGATAATTACCACATAATTTTCAGACATGATCTGGGCGAATGAATTCATGGCTACTTTGAAATAGAAGCAAGGTCCTCTGTGTTCCCTATTACAAATGCCAATTCTATTGGCATTTTATCATCTTCCTGCCCTTGTTTCCTAAACACTTTAGTGTCAGGATGAAGAAAAGGACTGCAAATGGATGCAGCACCAAAGAGATTAAAATCCATTTAGTAATAGAAGATTATATGGGTCCACTCCAGTGTTAAAGGGAAGTGAGGAAAGagtgaaaaggaaaggaatgacTAATGGGGGTGAAGAGTTATTTTTCTGGTAGAAGTAAATCATGGCACTTACTCTAAGCATATATTAGTATACATGCCTTAGAGCTTATAAAAACACTTTTACAGCTGGTATTACTGGGAGCAGGGTTCATGTAGTGCTGGCATGAAGGAAACTATATCTGCATTTGTTAATTCAAACTGTGATTTGAGCTTGGTCAGTGATGCTAACATTAAACTCCTTTGGTCTGAAATAGAGTGTTGGGGGGAAAACCACAAAGTGGGGAGGGAGCAGTGGAAAGGGCACTCTGCATGATTAGCTTATACTGTGTGTTTTCTCTTGTCCATCATACATCCTAATTTGTGACCTGTTGGTGAAGTTTTGTGGAATTGACTTGTATCCTGACTATAGATTCATGCTCTCCATCTGTTCTAAAGGGTGCTGTGCATTTCAGTGGGACACATGTTGGGGAAATCACAAGAACACATTTAGGAAGTTACAGTTACAACAAATTCAAAATTGGAGCGCTTTGTGACTTTGTTACACCACGCAGATTACCAAGAAGCAGTGGTATAAACTGGCGTACAGCAAGTGCTCTGACacattttttccacagaaaagtACCACTTTGAATAAATAACTTTAGTGGGGGAGGGAGCGGGATGGTTCTCTGGCTGTTTTGTGTTGAATTTTATGTGGCAGTTTATATTGTTCCTTGTATGTTGCTAAATAAAACGTACCAAACATTTTGCAGATCTGTTTTTAACTGagcaaaataaactgaaataactACTTGTGATGCTGAATTTTGGCTGCTAGTAGGACTTTGCATCCACATAGCTTTGTCTGGCAGGAGACTGCTAGGCTCGTTATGAAAATAAAGTGAGTGGGAGAAGAGCCACAGTCGTGGAACTAAAATGAAACTTCCCTGACTATAAAATAAGTTTTGCTACTGCAAAATGGATGGATTGGAAAGTTCTGGGAGGAGATAGGCTCCATCACATCTGGACTACATTCCCCGGCAGTCTTCGCGTCGCCCCGCCGGCCTTCCCCCACCTGCGGCGTGCAGGTGCGTGCGGTGGCTGCCGGGACTGGTAGTCcctggggagagaagggaagggcagTGCACGGCAGGCCGGCCGGGTGGACGGGGTGCGGAGCCATGGACAAGCTGAAGCGGGTGCTGAGCGGCCGCGACGCGGAGGAGCCAAGCGGCCTGCCCGAGGTAGCGCTGCCGCCCCGCTGCCGGGCGGGGGGACCGGGCCGCCCGTCCCCGGCGTGCTCGGCGCGGTGGCGGAGCAGCCGCCCCGAGAAGGCGCCGGTGGCATGGGCGGGCGGTCCCGCGTCGGCTCCGCCCGCACTGCCCCCGCGGGTGCCGGAGCCGCGGCGTGGCCCGCTTCCCGCGGGACGCTCGGGAGGGTGCCTGAACAGGACACGGCGCTGCCGCGCCTGAGAGGAAGTTTTCGCGCTCGGTAGGAGGCAAGAGCTATAAGTAAAGAAGTTGcgctttgttttttttctcgTTTCCAGGTTATCGATGCGACTTCCTTAGGGTGGGGCACCCGAGTGAAAGGTTTCATTGCGTGTTTTGCGATCGGATGCCTGTGCTCGATCTTGGTAAGGACTTTTTGCCAGATCTCCCCAGTATATGAGTTTCAGGAGCCCAGATAATTACAgcctccctctgtgctgctgcttgatTTTTCCGAGTCTCTGAGGAGACCTTTGACTCGGTTCCAGTTAGATGCAATACACTGACTCTTAACAAGAATGCCAATAAACGCGATTTACTTTCGTATGCATAATTCTGCAGTTTCACTTGAAGTTTTCCTAACAGTTCTTTTGGTGACATGACACTTCTTGGATATATATGTTTGTTTCAATTTAAAACCTGTTAATTTCCCCTCCCCCTCTCTCTAAATGTTCCTTTTTAGGGTAGTTGTCTGCTATGGATACCAAAGAAAGGGCTGGTactctttgctgtgttttataCCCTGGGGAATATTGCATCCATTGGGAGGTAACAATCTTTATATATAATTTCCCTaatacagaggagaaaaaaaagcagaatgatAGTGAATGAGTGGTAGAAGCTGTTGCATTTGCGAGAGATTTCCTTTTGTAGATAATTTTCTTGTTGAATTCTACAGAACAGCATTTACCCAGTAGTGCCCTGAAATGGtaaggaaaatttaatttttttaattgttattagTAGTGCATTCAAGGTAAAAGTTGCTCATCAATAAACAGGAATCACACTCATGCTGTAAGcattgaggtttttttatttgttaattcctccttctccagataaaaataattctttgccATTTTGCATGTGGCagtgttctgtttgttttggtgaGTATGTTTGGGGCAGTCTGTCTGTCAGGGCAAGCATATGTAGTAAGACTTCCTGGCCTTCGAGGTTCCTGAAGCAAAGCCCTGCATGCTCTGTGACAAGCCCAGGTTTCTGTGATTGTGGAAACTTAGCATGATGCAAGAAAGCATAAATGATAGAATTGGAAGAAATATGCTAATGGGGCAGAATAATATAGTTTATGAGGTAGAAATATCACTTCAGATAAAATTTTCACCTTGTGTAATGCATCCAGTATCCATTACCAGGGCCCTAAATGAGGCTGCAGACTTGGTAAGGGATCAGAGAATGGATGCAGGCATGAAAACAGCCTTTTATGTAGAGGAATTGGGTTGGATTACCTGGCAGTCcatgcagagcctctgcagaTGGTCTTCTTGAAAAGCAGACTTAAATAGCATTTTTGAAAAGCAGGTTAGAAAAGCATTTGTCAAGGATGATCTGATTGGAGCTGACCTTGGCCTGTGCTTCTAACTTGATAATTCTGCTCTACTTCTGTTAATTTTAACTGAACAAGTGTGAATAAAATTGTAAATACCTTGCACaaagaaagggggaaatggATTTTGTCTCGTTGTATAAtcccatttcttttgttttgctgcactGATTACCATATCAACACAGTGTACTAATGCCCCTATGGCAGCAGACAGTTTAATCTTACCGAGTTTCACTTTTGCCTTTCTCATTTCGGTGTTGATGTTCATCTCGACTTGTTTTTCGCAGCACCATGTTTCTTATGGGACCAATGAAACAATTGAAGCGGATGTTTGAGCCTACACGTTTGATTGCTACAATTGTTATGCTAGTAAGTATCCAAGGAGTCACTTTTAACTCATACAAACCTGGCAACAATTTTCATTGTGAAGTCCTTTCATATCCATGGATCCAGCTATGGCTCAGGATCTGCCtgggggtggttttttggttcgtgtttttgtcttttcttaaaTTGTTGAACGATGCACATCTGGAGTGGAAGGGTAAGTgtggcagcagaaaaacagctcTCTGTTTGGCAAAAGTGAGCTGAAGCCAGCTTGTTTAGCTAAATGAACATTAAGGGTCTGTGGCTGGTGTGTGTGAACCatgcatttgcttttttagGGTTCTTGAGGTCACAGCATCATATTTATGTGTGCTCTAAGAAGTGTATGAtgggaaatgaattttttttaaagttgtcCTATGGATGTTGctagatattttattttgcatgattttgtctttttatattGGGTCTGATTGCCTTGAAGGAGCTGTGTAGGTATTTCTACATTGATAAAATCATCTCTTTGTAgcaaagcagctgggaaaacTGTGCCTTGGTAACCTTGCATTTGTGATCTTTCCACCTGGCTGATAGCTTCAGGTTTTGAAACTTGTATGACAGAATGAAACTGCAAATTCAGCATTCAGTGGAGTCACCCTTGGGATTATACTATTTTCAGAAGATGGAAGTTATAGCAAACCTTGtgttgtgtgtgtttctgtgtctgAAAGTTGCTGATAAGTTTTAGACTGACTCTTCTTTAAAGtacacagggtttttttttttttgtctttgtgcCTTTCCTGTTTGCTCCTGGCAAGTCAAAAAGTTGAAAGGTGGTTTAACTTGCATGAAGCTCCCATTTTCAGTCTGAATGTCTTCAGAGTGCCTGCTTGCATCAGCACTTCCCAGTTTCTCTTTATGCAtccagagatgctgcagagctTGAGAAATTGACTGTGTATGCTCACAGATCCAAGCAAGAAACTactgtgtggtgtgtgtgtgggtgtgtgtgtgttttgtatGCATTCAGAATGCCTGGAGTCAGGAGAATTCCTGGAATGTTGTTCACTGGGATAAAGCCAGTCATTACATGTATGATGCAGTATTTAGACCAATGTATAAATCACCACCTTAAAACTAATGGAAGAACTGCATTTATTGTCTGTACTGGTTGAGCTCAAGTAGATGATTTCATTGGCAATGCATGTCTTAGTGTGTGAATATGCAGTACtatatgtttggtttttttccattgtagTAGAAGGACGCACATTATAATCTCTAGTAGCACAATGGTGCATATGTATCTATAGGCTGTTAGATGCTGATGAAAGAAGATGAATTATCAGCATCTAACATAGATAAATGAGCTGTCATATCttaaattgaaaatgaaaactaataAGAGGTGTCTGTTAAAACTAAGGATTAAAGCAGATGATGATCCTACTATTCCCCAAGATTTTACCTGTAGTAAAGAAAGACACAGTGCAACTCCGAAAACAGAAAAAGCGCTGGTTTGAATGACTGTGCCTTACTTCACTACATACTCAGGAGAGCTACAAAGCAATAGCCCGAAGTTCTTAAAAGTGTAGCATGGTTTTAATTGGTGAGCTTTTAAGTAATGACATAACTTCAATGCTATGGTAACCATGTAATCATCAGGAACtgcacagaagcagaaagaCTAAGAGTGGTaactgaaaagtattttaaaattttacttatCCAAAATGATGAAATGTGTTGCGTGCCTGTGACACCAAGAAGTGTGTGGGATGGAGTAGGGACCTGCAAAAGAGCTTCAGGAACCTCTTCCTCTCGCTCTTTTGCAGCCATAAAATCATTTTCTGTCACCCTGATATTTTCTGATTGCTTTAATTCACTTCAGAAATCTAATAGCGAGAGCATTTTAAATACaacaaactttaaaatatgAGGAACTCTTATGATGCAGAATTGAATAAAACTGTGAAATGATGTAATTGATTTCTGCTTCTGTGAAGGACCTCATTACAGTGTTGCAATATTTATAGAAACTAGAgttgtttctatttttagttaaaataatttgttttcttctagtTGTGCCTCATACTAACACTGTGTTCCGCTTTCTGGGTGAGTACTGGAGtcctgtatatatatatatatataactggAGTTAATGGAACTGGAGTACTGGAGTcctgtatgtatatataaatgGAGTTAATGGAACTGgagtatattttaaaagtaagatTCTTTCACTGttgtctctgctgtgtttctttccctctcccctctcctctcccctccagtGGCGTAAGGCAGGACTCGCGCTGCTTTTCTGCATCTTACAGTTTTTTGCCATGGCATGGTAAGTGATTTCCTCCCTACACACTCCACTTTCTGTTGCACCTGACACCAGTAGCTGAATTGTGAATGGATATTGATGTTGAGTTGGGGGAAGGAAAATTTTTACCTTGTCAATCCCTTAAATTCAAGACAATGCATCAGTGAGGAGCTGACCTGTTCACTTCTTGGTCTCTCACACCACTACAGAGGCTGTGGAGACAGAGCTCAGGGCTCCATTTCTAGAGGAAGTTCCTTTGATTTCTCTGAGCATGAACTgagcttgttttttttctttcccttttaaatcAATTTGTTGCCTACCATCTGGTATTCCTCTTTTACACTCTCCTGAATTTGTCTCATTCAGAGACCCAGTTATGCCAATCAAACTGTCAGTGTTCATGTTAACATATGATCTGTGCAAGGTCACCAAAGGAGTGCACAAACTGATATAGACACCTAGCCAGCCCTCAACGCTTATCTTGCCTACCTATAGGTGTTGGAGCATGAAGAATACTGGATGCAGGAGAGCTgtgtttaaaatgctttcacAACATCCCCCTCTGTTTTGCCCTAGAGTTTCATACCCTGGCTGGGCTAAAATGTCTTGCAAGGATACTCCTTCCTGTTACTCACAAAATCAGAGCTTCATTTTGGTTATGTAACTTGCAGTTTAGAATATCAGAGGGGTTGTTCTTATTTGTGATTCTAATAAAATCTGACATGAAAAGTAACtttcaaaatctttcttcttAGGTACAGCATTTCCTTCATACCATATGCAAGGTAAGTTTCTCTACTGTCTTACTCTTTGTCATTTTGAGGTTTAATCATACAGAAGATTAGCTTAGAGAAGCATTGTCATGTGTCATGGCTTTAGAAGGTTTTCCATGGTGTAGGAAATACAAGTAGTTACATCTGAAAATGTAAGCATTTTCAGTAGTTACATCTGAATAAGCATTTTCTCTACAGGGAGAACACAAatggagaaaatgagaaggCTTCCCATAGGAATATGTAAGCTTGCTGACCAAATGCTGAGCATAAGACTTACCTTTGGAATGCCTGAATATTAGTCCAAACTGCTACTAGACAAGTGTATTCTTCTGTGtcccttttgtctttttctcccCCATGAGCACTGTTCTGTATGAGCACAGTTGTGTCTCCTGCCCCATGCTTCTGCAGTGCCCTGCCTCAGTGCAGCCTTGCAGGTGTCACTTTTGCAGCAGGTGGGCACTGAGCAGACCTGCTTGTCTCTAAGGCATTTGTGTAGTCATGCAAATCATGTTAATGCAATTAATACATGGTCAGCTGATCTCTACAGTCCTCAGTGTCAGTGGGATAGCAGCCTGGAATGACTCTTGTCAAATCATGTAACTCAGGCGACTATCATTctcatgtgtttttttctttctcctgcctaTAGGGATGCTGTGAAGAAATGTGTTTCAGTCTGTCTGTCCTAACAGGAATACTGGATGCCTCATAGAGTAATAGGAACTGTGTTGCATCACTGTGCTGTGTAGTTTCCTACTTCTGTCTTGAACACCTgcctttcagctgctttttagAAGCTCCTTGTGTTACACCCAGTGTCTGCAGTTGCTTGGGTTTGTATGCAATGGTGTCTGTGGGACAGGGGCTTGTGATCAAATGACATTCAGTCTGGCAGAAGAACTGGGCAGAGGTCCACAATTTTTTATGCTGATTCTTGCATAAATTCATGTATTTGGTTTTGCAAAAGTTTCAAAGTAATTTGTGAAATCTGTAAAGTGAAGACCTTGACTCTGGTGGGACTATGCCAGTTCTAGAGTTGAAACaacttgggattttttaaaatagcctTATGTCACTTAATCTTTGCACTGTTTGCCTTAGATAATGGAATTggtattctttcttttcctgtctctcttGAAAGATTTTAGGTTTATGAGGCTTCTAAAAGATGTAATTCTAAAACCAAACACAGTTTGGGCTAACCATGAAATGTTTGCAtctttaatgaaatatttaattctcagtccataCTGATAGTCTTTCCTTAAAAGGGACATTTTAGTATGAAAAATCTTGTTCCTATTGGAAAAGCACTTGTAAAATAAGGTCCATTGATGTTTTCAGCTACCAGGAACCTGAGTTCCTTTCCTTGCTCATGGTTGCAAGGTAGGAAGCTGACATTTTTCACATGAAGTGAGGTGTTTCTCTTCTCCTGCAGGTGTAGCATAAGAGCAATGCAAAGGGCATGGTAGGCAAGCAATAAAGTAATTTATGTATGTCCTTTCTCAAAGGACAAACTGTCATAATGTAGAAGTGGGCTATTGTTTTTAAGCAGCCTGGGTCAGGGAGAAGACATTTGCTTCTGAACTTGAAAATAAGTTAAAactccaatatttttttttgtttctttgtaagcggaatcagttttctttctgctaaaACTCTTGCACACACCAGTGAACTTCTCTGCATGGAGGAGAAAGCACAATATTCTGTGCAAGCAAGGAAAGCGTGAAACAATCCTTCTGCCAACTCCAAACAAGTGCTGAATGTTCTGTATCCAAATTCCAAGGCCACTCTGTTTTCTACATCTTCTGAGCTACATATAATCATTTACTCCCACAGCATTGCAGTGGTTATTGTAATTCTGAGTACAGattcctgcttctgctgtgtgAGATAATGTTTAACTACTTTCCCATTTCGTCTTACCAAGTTGTCTTGCTGAAGCCAATGTTTAAGATTATGGTTTTCCAGTGCACTCAAGTGGGGAACTGAGGCATCTCTTCCTCAATCTACTAAGAGTTTGGTTGTTAAAGAGCATTGTGTTTGCATGGCAAGTGTATCCCTGACTTGTACCAGAAAGACTTTAATGCAGGAAAAATCTGGATCTACGTGGCTGTGAAGTATAAGCTCACAGTGAAGGCAAATAGTTCTATGGCTTCCAGAAAGTTactaagaaattaattaatccaAAATCTTAAATTTAAGTGTCCTTCTGATAATTTATAAAGGTCAGTACCACCCACTTGTAAGgattctctaaaaaaaaaaaaaaatttaagattcCCTTTGTGGATGTACAAAAGAGAGATTTTGACAAGCATTCTGTGGATTCCAGGTGCCAGAATTACTGTTGCAAAGGAATTTGAATGGAAAATGCCACCTTGGAAAGACAACACTGATGTTGGGATGAAACAGTTATGCAGATTCAAGTGCTGCGTCCTGGTGCTTTTTTTACCTCCCAGGTAAAAAAAGCACCAGGTTAGTGTTGAAATAAATGTGTTGACTATTACTTCTTGAAAGGATGATTTGGTTAAATTCCCAAGAGAGACTGGGAATTAAAGAAAACTGATCCTTCTCTTCCCTGGCTGATCAAAGACAAGTGTCTAAACTGATGTGTGTCTTTTTTTATCAGGGACTAAGTTCAAAACCTAACTTGCATCAGTCAAAGGACCTATGCCAGTCCTTTCTTAGGACTTTGATAATGTTTACAAAATTCCTTCTGTATAAGGAAAATTGAAATGCAACCCTAATGCCTTTTATATTCCAATATTCCTTTAATTTTAGCGTCTCTGAATGTCCCTGGAAAAAGCTACAAGCACAGTATCCATtgtttctccttcccctctccaacTAAGTTACGTTAACTCCTATCATCATTCCAGGTTCAGCAGCCATGATAACAGAATTTGACTTTTGGGATTCTTTTTTTGATTACTTCAGATTAGGAGGAGTACATGCCTTTTTCTTATTCCTTGACTAGCTTGGGCAGGATTCTGGTAGCCTGACTCTCTTCTGGAAGAACAGTACAGTTTGGTATGGTGAATATTAGTTTTTAAATGTGCACTAGTTCTAGCTAACTAGAACCTTTTAGCTGGCTCTTATGAACACAGCCAATTAGAAGTAGGAAATTTATGAAAATACCAGTAGATAGTACATAAAtggatttttgtccttttcccctctcctctcagtTTAAAACCGTAAATCCAGCTTCACAGCCTTTTTAGTCAGGAAGAGAGAAGAACAAATCTTCATTTGACTGCACAGCACATTGAGTATAAGTAATTGTGCCCTTACGGGAAGGGAAGATGGCAAGGGCACAAGGATCACAAGAGTGCCACTGGGGTTTATATTGCCCCTGAGTGTTGTATTTTGTTCCTGGGGACATCAGACTGTAGGAGAGACTTGCCACATTCTTACCAATATGTGAAACATACCCAGGGTTTGTTGCTTCACCTACaagcagtttttatttaaaatagctCTCCCAGAACAAAACTCTTTAGATTCTTACTCACTTTTAAATAGTTGTAGTAAGGCTGTTGACAAGTTTATCAGCAAAAGAAATTTCCCCTTTACTGAAGTACTTTATTTTATATGATTTTTACATAACTGGGGAGTAAACTATATAAATATTCCTTCTTGAGTAGTTTTCAGTCTGAATTAGATTATATCATTATatcttttttttggtcattaaACCTACTTTGTGTTTAGTTTTGGTATCATCAGCTTTAGTTATCTGCTTGGCAGAAAGCATGGTGGTAATTTCTGAAACTTTCCATCTCACTGTCCTTGAGGGCAGGAATGTTTGTTGTGTGCGCTCTACTGTGAAGAGAGAGCTTCTGGTTGGAACCACAAAGCTCCTTCCTTCCAAAAGTCCTTGCTCAGTTGCCTACAGTGCTTAACTCAAGGCTGACTTCCCTAAGGAAACTTCTTTGATGTTGGGTGCCCATCTCAGTAGGATTTGGTGTTATAACAGAAAGTGCATTTGGCTCAGCCTGTTGACCAATTTGcccatttttttcacttattgTTGTACAAATAACAACCTCAACCAAGCAGCCTTAGCATACAGTTCTAGCAGGAAATTTGTCAGCTGATTCATAGCTGGATCAGCTGACTTTCCAGCTATATTAGAAAGGGAAATAGGGAGGCTGGCAGTCACCTGTTCCCAAAGTACTGAGACTCTATACACTGaaatatgggattttttttttactacttcaACATTTTGCTCTGTTTCATGTGATGAAGTCCATTATGAATACTTGTACTATCTGAAATGGTTCAACACTGATGATACGAACAATTTAATCTCATTTAGTATTTATAGTAATTGTTCATGAGCTGTTATGAAAACCAAGGAAGAATTTTCTGACACAAGTTGAAATTCTTTTCAGAAaccatgtttttaaaaggaaagtgTGTTGGGCTCTATGTGGGCCTACAGCTTCCTAAAAACAGTTCTTCCTTCATTTCGGTACTTAATCATGTTCATGAAAGTGAGATCACTGTGCTATTTGTAAACTGAGATGGAGGAGGATGTTTAAACATGTTTGTCTTAAATAGTGATGTTTACAACCATAGCAAATGATGACCATTTTGGAGGGAAAGCACACAAATGGTTTATTGTCTTAAAACCATGTGCCTCACTGTAATGTGACTAAATTTTTTTACCAGCTGTGGAattgttttgtaaaataaaaaccaaactcaGAAAAATTCTCTGCAATTTTTTATACTGTTACTGGTTGTGTTTCCTGATGTGCTTTTTCTATGTATTTACactgtttgattttttctttgataaacttttttttctgtcttacaattttttctgtaatgaagTGAAACCCTTGCAAGTGCTGTTTATTTCCTTCAATAAAGTAATCACTGCattaaattaattgtttttacAGTTAATGTTCTTAATATTCTTATGGCCTTTTAAACGATGCTGA
Proteins encoded:
- the SFT2D2 gene encoding vesicle transport protein SFT2B, which codes for MDKLKRVLSGRDAEEPSGLPEVIDATSLGWGTRVKGFIACFAIGCLCSILGSCLLWIPKKGLVLFAVFYTLGNIASIGSTMFLMGPMKQLKRMFEPTRLIATIVMLLCLILTLCSAFWWRKAGLALLFCILQFFAMAWYSISFIPYARDAVKKCVSVCLS